In Bombus vancouverensis nearcticus chromosome 12, iyBomVanc1_principal, whole genome shotgun sequence, the genomic stretch GcgtataatttattaaagaaaaaattcaTTCTTCCATCCGAGACTTGTTTTAAACTCCTATCTTTGATGTAAATTTGAGTGCAATTCACGtaataaatattactttaaCAGCAATCCGGGAGACTGACATCTCAAGTGGTACAGAACGGAGTTCTTGTTGATAAAACATTCCCGCTTCCTCCTCTTCAAGTCCTTTCCTTCTGCTCGAGTCTTTGTGAAGTGCATCTAGGGCACGTTCCAATCTTCCACCGCAGGCTTCCCAATTGCCGATGTTCGAACGAGCAGAACTGATCGATGAATATGCCAGTAGCAAGATCACTGATACCTTAAAGGCTGACACCATCTCTGTAAACAATAGAAGAAGTGAAGTAGCAtggttataaaataattttgaacattTATGCAATTACACATAATCACATAAATGTCACTGCATACGTTTCAATTTCAACATGATAAGGCTGCAGCCGTAAATCGCGATAAGAAGAAAAAGATCTGCAGATTGCCACAACATAAAATACTCAAGGGAAAAATTGATAAGAATCTAGCATTTAAACGAGGAGAAAAGTAGCCAGGTCATTGTCCTTTCTATGTTTCTGTGATAAAGACAACTGCAATGACACTTTCAAGGCTCATAAAAAGGCAAGAAGGCGCATCTACGTGTGGTGGCATCATTAAAATATCTCAGTAGGTATATCCTGTAGAAACTCAGTGAATTCGAGCCGCTGAAACAGAGCATGAATGCGTCTTCCTTCCGTCTATTTCAGCGACAATCGAGTGAAACCAGGAAGCACAATTTGGACGCGAACTGCCTCTATTGTATTCACcgattattattaattcttcCGAGTAACTATCGAATTAGTCGCACTGATATTCCAAAACGCTAGAATATATTCTAATCTTTTCCTTAATATCTAGTTAAAAAGAAGtaccataaaataaaaaaaaaaatctacgaaattttgtaaaatgttaTCAATTCGTGAAAATACAAGTTTCACGAAACTTGCAACTGAAAAATCTTACACAAATTTAATACTATCAAACGCTTCTGTGTAATGTCcaatttttaaaattactaCAAAATAAAGCAATATTTGCGATATTTCTAATCCATAAAAATGCAATGTTCACTTTTGCCAAGTTCCAATTGAGAAATCTTATACAAAATCAATGCTATTTAGCGTTTCGTACAAAACACGTTGGCTTCAGTCTTGCAAGTTGTTAAATGGTGGACGATGTTATAACACGAAAAACAATACGATTTCCCAGCACAGATGCAACACGAGTTTCTCAATTTCCTAATTGACCGATACTGAAACGCTGTAGTGTACGTAGGCGTAGTGTTTCATTCGGGTACACGCAACCTTTTTACGGGATCTCAAGTACGAAATCTTATTGTTTAGACGGAACGTATGAATCTTGGTTGGCAAGGTGAATAAGGCCAGCACCACTATTTTTGTATGCTAATGCGCGATTCGATGTTGATTTCATCTGCTGGTGCTTTCGCGCTCCGTTAACCGGCACTCTAATGTcgattttgcaatttttttgcCAAGGAGTATTCATATCTTCGTAGTATCATCTTTTCTACCTTAGTTCCTGTGCCATAAGCCGTATATTTCTTTGACAAAACTTTGAAGAATCCACTTTAGAGAATATTATTAATGTAAATTCTAATTATCTATATGAATGATCAGTtccagaaaaagagagagaaagattcagtacaaaaaaaaatagaacaaaCTTGGACAATTATTTTCATTCAGATTTGTTCTCAGATAAATTCCTTATATCAGATAAAATTGTTAAAGTATACAACgacaaatgtaatttttattatctgtaattaatatataatattatatataatattattgtattaattaacaataattattaattgtttcTGTAAAAATTATATACCGATAAATATCAAATGACATCGAGTAAGAGTAAAGTAAAGTGTAAGGGAAAGTGCAAAGATTTTCTCTCTAATataaagcaaaaaaagaaagaaagtataTACTTTGATTATTACCAGCAAAAAGTAGCAGCTAAAATAGTGCGTGTCAAAGTAGTGAAAAGtatgaattaaaatttatacatatacgtatgtacttacTGAAAACTCGATATTAAATGACGAAAAATTTCGTACAAATTTTCTGATTATTCCTTCAGGAGATGGGAGTACTCAGCTTGCACCTTTGGTGTAAGGCAGATCGAATAACAATGAAAGTGGCTAGATACGCGAGGCAACTCCTACTCTTaagtctttctttctttcttcttccgcTGGTGCGTGGAATACACTCGAAAGCAACGAGCTTGATCGCAGCATCGCGTGAGATTTATTCTGTAAATTAACGATTTCATAATTCACAAATGAATCGGTAATTATGGCATGGTaatctttaaataaataagcaTTTACACGCTTTAATATAATGTAAACAAATTcatatgttaataataataataataataataataataaataaaaatattaacatatacatataattaaattgaaatgttacttaaattctttaaaaattgaacttgcaattttttaaatctacgATTTGATATTGTCTAATATCGTATTCTGATTATAGATATCAAATTTACATTAATACAagagtataaaaataatttcggaTTGTATTTCATGTTTCACACTTCAAGTGATTATAGTGAAATTAATCGGGCGAATtatagattaattgaaattgAAGGATACGCGATCGATGCGACCTCAAACAGTCTATCACGCTATCCCTCTATTTCTTTGGAAATAAACATGATGCATCAACTTGCTTATTACGTGTGTGATAGTGCGAATTATGCTGCAATTACGAACATTCGTTAGATATCATGTGTTTATAGGAAAACGTCCAAGTTACTTGTGAATTGAATCACCTTCAAATTCCTAACAGAAACACACGAACAGTTTTCTAGGTTATGTAcataaaatgtatttttctcaAAGGAATTTGTGTTTACTTATTATAATTTTAGGTGagatattcatatattttatttcactttcTATCATAATACAATTTCAATCTTCCCTATCTGCTTAGTTCATGTGATAGGTGTTTTCGCACGAATGGACAAATGCGAGATGCTAGAAGTAATTTCGTTCAAAAATTCTGATGGAGAACCTGAACCTGATACAGGAAACATCAAATATGAAGAAGAGAATAAAATTATCGAAGCGAACGTGACAATAAACAATTCAACTGCTAATGTGACTAAAGTCAATTGCCTAACGGATAAAGTCTATGGACCAGTAGAAgtaacataataaaatatttgagaaTGTTAAATTTCAAATGGAAGGGAATAAATTACAAGCATTAACTATTTCAGATTGTTAATGCAACCagattaatgaaattattaatctTAGAACCTGGACCATCAAACAAAAGTAGAAATGATAAAGAAGGCAGACTTTTACCAGGAACTTGTGTGATAGTATTATTTTATGCTAGATGGAGTATATTCAGTAGTCAAGCTGCACCGCACTTTAATGCATTACCACGTTCATTTCCACATATTAAGGCAGTGGCATTAGACGCAATTAAATACCAAAAGTAATAAGTACAATAAAgtaaaacaatttatttatatgatTAAAAGAAGTCTATAAACATTTTGCGTTTTCCATGTTTTTAGTTTTAATGCTCAATACGGAATTGTTGGAGTCCCAACATTAATGCTTGTTCACAATGGAAAACCTGTAGCAAAATTTAATTACACTGTTTATACATTGGAAGCTTTTGCAAGATTTATAACACAAATAACTAATTTACAACCAAATGGATCATTATATGTTACATCTTTGGATTTTTCTGGCCCTGTTTCTAGTACACCTTCTAATGGGACGGATTATTGTCTAGTCCTTTCATGGATCTTCATTACTGCATGTGCTTTATACTTCACATCTCAAAGCAGGTGGTGGCAACAGTTTGTAGAATTAATTCAAAATACATGGCGTGAAAGTAATGCTCAACACGAGCATGCTGATTAGAATATAAAAAGGGACTATCTTATATTCCATACAAGAAATTATGTCATAAGATACAAACATAAGATCTTATTATTAATTCGCATGGTATTCTATGCGGTATAAATGTTAAAAGAATGTAAATATACTTCGATAAATAAGTAAAATgtatgttatttaaaaaaaacacGTAATTAACAATTCTTTTACAATCCTCCAGTATTCATAAAATTATCTATGCTACAAATTTTGCACTTTGCACatgagtaatatagattacgatCAATTTATATACTATAATGAAAATATTGCAAAACTTAATTTTTAGTGGTaatagaaattacaaaataagcTACAGGAAGTTTCGTAATTATGAAGTTCAAACGGAACTTGAACACACCGCGCGCCTTTTGTCAATTGAACATCTAATTTATTACCAACAGTTTTCAATTGTTTTAACATATGTCTACAATTGCAAATGGTCTGACATTCTCAAAATAggaaatacaacgatattatgATAATTCGTGTTACAGTAAGACAATTATTATGTTGTATATGATAAAGCTTGAATTTGACTTCGATAGTTCTATACCGAAACTCGCATGTAATGGCCGACTTCGCGATTCACTTATCACATCCCTAACTTCATGATTGTTGTGTGCGGCATTTGTTTGCGCTGAAGTTCGTCTCTAATGAGTTTTGTTATCGCTGTTATTATAAGAAAGAGATGCTGtttatttttatgtaatataattgATCATACTTGAGTAAACATCCTATGGGAAATCAAGTCTCCTGAAGAAACATCATGACATTATTCTGTATCTGGACACAATTAAGAGATTTTACTGATTTTTGTGATTCATCGTCAGGTTAGGTTCTTAACGAGAAGCCggctttattttttaattaaggaTAGGGATAGGCGAACGAAAAAAAAACCAGTTAAGTTTGTAAAAGGAGTAGAGGGCCAGGTTAAGGTCAACAAAGACCCTCTACGAAGTCGGCagtaaaacgataaaaataatggGCTCGTTGAATCTCATTTGCCCGATGTGCTGTGGTGAAACGTTTAACAATCCACAGTCATTAAAGTACCATTTATTAAGCATGACGGACAACCTATACTGTCCTAGTTGTTCGCAGCGATCTGACTCAGTAATGGCACTCATTCAACATTTGGATCGATGTGGACAAAGCGTTGAATCAGAGGCATCATCTGAATCAAAGTACGAGCCTAAAGAAGAAACTCAACAAGAATCTCATCCGGACACAGAAGTGTTAATGGTTGGCACcaagtaaaactttttttatAACTATATGTATTTTAGTGTTTgcttaataattttaattttaggaCACAAATGTCGAAGGAATAGATCAAAGTTTTCTAGCAACTGTAAATGATAGTGGAATTATGATAGTTGGAGGACCTCAAACTATACAAGTTGATGAAAATGGTGtgtagaaattttaatttaatctatgttaattatatttatttgattattgtttctaataaaaatatcagGAGATATTAAAGTCGTAGAAAAGATGGAAACTGAAGAGACACAAATGGAGCAAAATTCTCTGGAATTTAAGATTACAGAAAAAGTTCCTAATATCACAAGCAAAGCAGAAGAGAAATCTTTATCCCAGGATCAACTAGTAACAATTTCAACCACTTCAGAGACAGATGATaaaaacagaaataaaaatgtaattactATTTTACCTGATGGGTCAGAACTTTTAGATGGAGAAACTGGCACTCTGATAAATATGGATCATATAAATGATGTAGGTGAATTAGATGAAGATGGGCTTCTACATGTTAAACAAGAACTTTGTGAGGTATAAACAAGGAAGGCGTTATTTATTAGCATGTATACAAatgaataaattgtataatagagagaatatttcattattatagATAGAACCAGAAGCAGTTTATAGTTGTACTAGTTGTGATATGAGCTTTAATTCTGTTGTGGAACATATAAAACAATTTCATGATGGACAAGAAGTATTACTTGAAATAGCTGATCAGTTAGATGATATACCTACAGTACCTGCAACTAACACCTTACATTCAGAATCAGGAAATGTAATCAATACTAGACAAAGACAGAGTATGAATACTCTGCGTACAGAAGAGTGCGTAGACAGTGAAGGAAGATTATATACAAGAAAAGTAGTACAAATAGAAAGATTCTGGGATAGAACTCCAGCACAAACATCACTTCAATCTACTAAAGCACCAATGATTGAAAAGTTCTTTTCCAATGTAGAAGGAGTGAAAGTATGACAAAcatctatttctttttatattataaaaaaatgtttatattcTTTGGTATATatttggtatatatatatatatatatatatatatatattgattatAGGTACGAGAAAAAAGATTAGCTGCAACACCAATGAGAATGTACAGATGTAATCAGTGCCTTCAGCAGTTCTCCAAATTAGGAAACTTCCGAGTGCATGCATGTCTTCACGGCAATAATCGTTGCGATAGTTGTGACCAAACTTTCGCAACACCGAAAGCATTACAACTACATGCAAAGGTACACGAAGGTGAACCTGATCCAAATCAAAAAACTTTCATATGCGAAACTTGTGGTACAGAATTTTGTTCGCACAAAAGCTTGCGCTTGCATTCTCGAATGCACGCGCCGGTCAGAGCAAGGCATGTTGATGCGCCTGAAGGAACACCTAGTGCAACATTTACGTGTCCCGAGTGTggtaatattttgaatatttagtTTAAGAATGTAATTGGTTTTTTCATCTTAAAACACATTTGCATTTAGTCAACTGTTAATTGTTCATAGGTAAAACGTTAGCGGAATCATACAAAGAAGCACACATGGCATTACATTCTGGTGACTCTGTAACTTGTACTGTATGCAATAGAAAATTCGATTCTGCTGATAGCTTAGCAATGCATGCCGCGGTACATACAGAACTAAGTCAACCACATTCGCCAACACCACCTACTACTGAAACAGCTACGACTGCCGAACCCGCAGAAAGTCAAAAGCCTTATCAGTGTCAACATTGTGGTCGAAGATTTACGAGACCTCACGAGAAAGTGAAACACGAACGTATTCATACCGGAGAAAAGCCACACGCGTGTGAAGTAAGCATAGTATAAGTAATATAATTAAGATATTGTGATTTCTATTATAGTACTATACAAATA encodes the following:
- the bug gene encoding thioredoxin domain-containing protein bug isoform X1, whose product is MYFSQRNLCLLIIILVHVIGVFARMDKCEMLEVISFKNSDGEPEPDTGNIKYEEENKIIEANVTINNSTANVTKVNCLTDKVYGPVEIVNATRLMKLLILEPGPSNKSRNDKEGRLLPGTCVIVLFYARWSIFSSQAAPHFNALPRSFPHIKAVALDAIKYQNFNAQYGIVGVPTLMLVHNGKPVAKFNYTVYTLEAFARFITQITNLQPNGSLYVTSLDFSGPVSSTPSNGTDYCLVLSWIFITACALYFTSQSRWWQQFVELIQNTWRESNAQHEHAD
- the bug gene encoding thioredoxin domain-containing protein bug isoform X2, encoding MYFSQRNLCLLIIILGVFARMDKCEMLEVISFKNSDGEPEPDTGNIKYEEENKIIEANVTINNSTANVTKVNCLTDKVYGPVEIVNATRLMKLLILEPGPSNKSRNDKEGRLLPGTCVIVLFYARWSIFSSQAAPHFNALPRSFPHIKAVALDAIKYQNFNAQYGIVGVPTLMLVHNGKPVAKFNYTVYTLEAFARFITQITNLQPNGSLYVTSLDFSGPVSSTPSNGTDYCLVLSWIFITACALYFTSQSRWWQQFVELIQNTWRESNAQHEHAD
- the LOC117155312 gene encoding uncharacterized protein LOC117155312 isoform X1, producing the protein MGSLNLICPMCCGETFNNPQSLKYHLLSMTDNLYCPSCSQRSDSVMALIQHLDRCGQSVESEASSESKYEPKEETQQESHPDTEVLMDTNVEGIDQSFLATVNDSGIMIVGGPQTIQVDENGDIKVVEKMETEETQMEQNSLEFKITEKVPNITSKAEEKSLSQDQLVTISTTSETDDKNRNKNVITILPDGSELLDGETGTLINMDHINDVGELDEDGLLHVKQELCEIEPEAVYSCTSCDMSFNSVVEHIKQFHDGQEVLLEIADQLDDIPTVPATNTLHSESGNVINTRQRQSMNTLRTEECVDSEGRLYTRKVVQIERFWDRTPAQTSLQSTKAPMIEKFFSNVEGVKVREKRLAATPMRMYRCNQCLQQFSKLGNFRVHACLHGNNRCDSCDQTFATPKALQLHAKVHEGEPDPNQKTFICETCGTEFCSHKSLRLHSRMHAPVRARHVDAPEGTPSATFTCPECGKTLAESYKEAHMALHSGDSVTCTVCNRKFDSADSLAMHAAVHTELSQPHSPTPPTTETATTAEPAESQKPYQCQHCGRRFTRPHEKVKHERIHTGEKPHACEVCGKTFRVSYCLTLHMRTHTGVRPYGCQHCGKRFKASSVYNHHLLTHGEERAYTCPYCPKTFKTRVQLAGHKNSHTKPFRCTECSRPFASLYAARAHIQTHKKDNNLKFSCYICGASYGRAFALKDHLKQHGQDVIAPPEPVREEEIHEGEDFLLAEEEVEDDELVIPSPLPVAQSSEADDTE
- the LOC117155312 gene encoding uncharacterized protein LOC117155312 isoform X2, whose translation is MGSLNLICPMCCGETFNNPQSLKYHLLSMTDNLYCPSCSQRSDSVMALIQHLDRCGQSVESEASSESKYEPKEETQQESHPDTEVLMDTNVEGIDQSFLATVNDSGIMIVGGPQTIQVDENVVEKMETEETQMEQNSLEFKITEKVPNITSKAEEKSLSQDQLVTISTTSETDDKNRNKNVITILPDGSELLDGETGTLINMDHINDVGELDEDGLLHVKQELCEIEPEAVYSCTSCDMSFNSVVEHIKQFHDGQEVLLEIADQLDDIPTVPATNTLHSESGNVINTRQRQSMNTLRTEECVDSEGRLYTRKVVQIERFWDRTPAQTSLQSTKAPMIEKFFSNVEGVKVREKRLAATPMRMYRCNQCLQQFSKLGNFRVHACLHGNNRCDSCDQTFATPKALQLHAKVHEGEPDPNQKTFICETCGTEFCSHKSLRLHSRMHAPVRARHVDAPEGTPSATFTCPECGKTLAESYKEAHMALHSGDSVTCTVCNRKFDSADSLAMHAAVHTELSQPHSPTPPTTETATTAEPAESQKPYQCQHCGRRFTRPHEKVKHERIHTGEKPHACEVCGKTFRVSYCLTLHMRTHTGVRPYGCQHCGKRFKASSVYNHHLLTHGEERAYTCPYCPKTFKTRVQLAGHKNSHTKPFRCTECSRPFASLYAARAHIQTHKKDNNLKFSCYICGASYGRAFALKDHLKQHGQDVIAPPEPVREEEIHEGEDFLLAEEEVEDDELVIPSPLPVAQSSEADDTE